One Phalacrocorax aristotelis chromosome 12, bGulAri2.1, whole genome shotgun sequence DNA window includes the following coding sequences:
- the PRLHR gene encoding prolactin-releasing peptide receptor has product MMNSDNLTSQSFLSVIHSNASNLFSGLQFVQTFKPLIIPCYSLVVFIGVIGNYLLIYVICKTKKMHNVTNFLVGNLAFSDMLMCATCVPLTLAYAFEPRGWVYGRFMCYFVFLMQPVTVFVSVFTLTVIAVDRYYAMVYPFRRRLTIPICAYILAAIWLLSCTLAAPALVHTYHAEFPELDFSICEEFWFHMKRDRLAYAYSTLILTYVLPLAVISLSYLRISVKLKNRVVPGNVTQGQAEWDRARRRKTFRLLVLVVAAFGVCWLPLHIFNMIKDIDISLIDKQYFNFIQLLCHWFAMMSACTNAFLYAWLHDSFRGELKKMFSRKKKKIGPPTNCIMASVVL; this is encoded by the coding sequence ATGATGAATTCGGACAATTTAACCTCCCAAAGCTTCCTCTCTGTGATTCATAGCAATGCCAGCAATCTATTCTCAGGGCTCCAGTTTGTTCAGACCTTCAAGCCACTCATCATCCCCTGCTACTCGCTAGTGGTTTTTATTGGTGTCATTGGGAATTACCTTCTCATTTATGTTAtctgcaagacaaaaaaaatgcacaatGTCACCAACTTTCTGGTAGGCAATCTGGCTTTCTCAGACATGCTCATGTGTGCAACCTGTGTACCCCTGACACTCGCGTATGCCTTTGAGCCCAGAGGATGGGTGTATGGGCGTTTCATGTGCTACTTCGTTTTCCTGATGCAACCTGTCACTGTGTTTGTGTCTGTCTTCACCTTGACTGTCATAGCTGTTGATAGGTATTATGCCATGGTGTACCCATTCCGCAGGAGGCTCACAATCCCTATTTGTGCTTATATCCTGGCTGCTATTTGGCTGCTGAGCTGTACCTTGGCTGCCCCAGCCTTGGTCCACACTTACCACGCAGAGTTCCCGGAACTGGACTTCTCCATCTGCGAGGAGTTTTGGTTCCACATGAAAAGAGATCGCTTAGCTTATGCCTACAGCACTCTCATCCTCACCTATGTACTGCCCTTGGCTGTCATCTCCCTGTCCTACCTGAGAATCTCAGTCAAGCTGAAAAACCGTGTGGTGCCAGGCAACGTCACCCAGGGCCAAGCTGAGTGGGACCgagcaaggaggagaaagacTTTTCGCTTGCTAGTCTTAGTGGTGGCAGCCTTTGGAGTCTGTTGGCTGCCTCTGCACATCTTCAACATGATAAAGGACATAGACATCAGCTTGATTGACAAGCAGTACTTCAATTTCATCCAACTGCTGTGCCACTGGTTTGCAATGATGTCTGCTTGTACCAACGCCTTCCTCTATGCCTGGCTCCATGACAGCTTCAGGGGggagctgaagaaaatgttttcccggaaaaagaagaaaattggaCCCCCTACCAATTGCATTATGGCCAGTGTGGTGCTGTAA